The DNA region CTGGGTCATAGCACCCACTTACGGGGTGGTTGCCGCTACCCTTGCCGTTCATGAACTGGATAAAAACAACAACGCTTGACGCCACACAGAATTTCCGCCGTATCTTTTTTAAATACCCGACCCATGATCTACGGGATGGAAAGGTCCGGCATTATGGACCGTTACGATGTAAGTCTTGACATCCCATCCGTATGTGCAAAACGCCTGATGACTAACGATGCAGATATCGGCCTGGTGCCCGTTGCAGCGATACCACATATCCGAAATGCAAGAATCGTAGGCAAATATGGCATTGGTAGTCGGGGCGCTGTAGATTCCGTGTTGCTGGTAGGTCAGGTTCCTGTAGAAGAGATGGAGAACATACTCCTGGACCACCATTCAATGACCTCTGTTCAACTGGTACAAATACTGGCAAGGGATCATTGGAAGGTAAATCCGTCATGGATGCAGGCATCTCCGGGATATGAGTCTCAGATCCAGGGAAAAACCGGTGGTGTAGTGATCGGCGACCGTGCATTTGGCATAGCCACACGGTTCCGGTATGTCTATGACCTGTCTGCCCACTGGATGGAAATGACCGGACTTCCCTTTGTATTTGCTGCCTGGGTGAGCAATACCAAGCCTGATGAATCATTTGAAATTGAAATGGAAGCTGCCCTTGCACTAGGTACCGGATCCATTGATGCAGCCCTTGAAGGGATACAACATGACCACCTATCGGCGATTGATATGAGAAATTATTTAAACAAGATCGTTTACCGGTTGGACGGGGACATGCTTGAGGGATTACGTGCATTTCAAACCATGGCACCCACACTGCATCCAAGGTAAATAGGGTAGTTTAATTTCAAAAGATGAACCGCTCACGGGATTTTCTTATATTTATTGAAAAATGTAGCTTAACCATAAGCTAGTTAAGTGAATGCATATCCACACAAGATATATCAGCGTCATTCTTTGTGCAGCCTTGATTTCAGGGAGCATACGTGCCAATGACATCCACGATACCACACCTCCTTCTCACAAACCGGTATTTGCCGGAATCCGGGCCGGTCTATCACTCGGTCTTCTTCACAACTATGGCGAGATCAAACAAAATGGTCTTTTGCCTATAGGGAGGAACATGAATGAAAATCAGCTGGGAATATGCTTCTCCCTGCAGAAAAACGTTTCCAATGCAGTTGCTGTAAAAGGCATGATCGTTGGCGGCCGGCTTCAGGGGACCAACCGGGATCTTACCCTGGTTTCTGACGAAATCAGCAGAGGCGCCTACTTTAACACCTCTTTATTTGAAACAACGCTTGGCGTGCAGGTTGACTTTTACCATTTGATCATGCCATGGGTGATCAACCCTAACCGGAAAGTCCGGGTAGAAGGTTATGCCACCATAGGATTTGCGACCTTTGACAGTCAGATCTACAAACTGAAAGATCAGCAACCGGTATCCTATCTGAGAAAAGGTATTGCGAATACCGGAAAAACAAGGGAAGTTGTTGTCCCCCTTGGTTTACAAGTAGCGTATCAGCTTACACCTAAGCTGGACGTGAGTGCGGAACTAGGTCTTCGCATCACCGCCACCGACAAACTGGATGGCTGGATTGAGACTGGCAGCAAAAATGACAAATACAGCTTTGTAGGTTTGGGTGTACTCTACAGACCCGGGGCAAAGGTTACAGCAAAGCCTGAATACGTTAAAAGTCCCGATCAGAATTTCTCCATGCAGGATATTGTCAAAATGTGGAAGGCCCAGCGCGCATACAAAGAAAAAAATCACAACGTAGCACTGGCGCTATATCAGGAGCTATACGCCAACAACGAAACAAATGCCTACCTGAATTATAAACTCGGCCTTACGGAGCTTAAGCTTGGCAACAAACAGGAAGCCATAACCTACCTGAACAAAGCCCACGAACTGGACCCAATGGTTGCAGAAGATATCCACTTTCAACTCGGACAGGCATTCCATTATGCCGGCGTACTTGACAGTGCCAGGAAGCACTACAACCTCTACAGGTATGGCCTTCTTCCTGAAAAAATTGAGGATGACCCTGTCAACACATACCTGGATCAGGTATCCTATGCAGAAGATATGATGCTTCACCCGGTGGATGTAACCATCGAGAATATGGACAAAGCCATAAACACCCAGTATCCCGAATACAGTCCTTCCGTTACCGCCGATGGAAAAACACTCATTTTCACTTCCAGAAGACCAAACACCACAGGAAAGGCCATTGACATCAACGATCATCAGTACTACGAAGACATATACTATTCTCAGTATATGGACAGCAGTCAAACCTGGACGGAAGCCACC from Flavobacteriales bacterium includes:
- a CDS encoding menaquinone biosynthesis protein translates to MIYGMERSGIMDRYDVSLDIPSVCAKRLMTNDADIGLVPVAAIPHIRNARIVGKYGIGSRGAVDSVLLVGQVPVEEMENILLDHHSMTSVQLVQILARDHWKVNPSWMQASPGYESQIQGKTGGVVIGDRAFGIATRFRYVYDLSAHWMEMTGLPFVFAAWVSNTKPDESFEIEMEAALALGTGSIDAALEGIQHDHLSAIDMRNYLNKIVYRLDGDMLEGLRAFQTMAPTLHPR
- a CDS encoding PD40 domain-containing protein: MHIHTRYISVILCAALISGSIRANDIHDTTPPSHKPVFAGIRAGLSLGLLHNYGEIKQNGLLPIGRNMNENQLGICFSLQKNVSNAVAVKGMIVGGRLQGTNRDLTLVSDEISRGAYFNTSLFETTLGVQVDFYHLIMPWVINPNRKVRVEGYATIGFATFDSQIYKLKDQQPVSYLRKGIANTGKTREVVVPLGLQVAYQLTPKLDVSAELGLRITATDKLDGWIETGSKNDKYSFVGLGVLYRPGAKVTAKPEYVKSPDQNFSMQDIVKMWKAQRAYKEKNHNVALALYQELYANNETNAYLNYKLGLTELKLGNKQEAITYLNKAHELDPMVAEDIHFQLGQAFHYAGVLDSARKHYNLYRYGLLPEKIEDDPVNTYLDQVSYAEDMMLHPVDVTIENMDKAINTQYPEYSPSVTADGKTLIFTSRRPNTTGKAIDINDHQYYEDIYYSQYMDSSQTWTEATNLKGSLNTNYHDASLSISPDGSQIYVYKNTPNRTKSGDIFVSRKADNGKWSTPVSLGKGINTSYFESSASVTPDGKVMYFVSERKNGYGRGDIYKSYRDENDVRHIENLGPVVNTAEDEIGVFIHPDGKTLYFSSRGHHSMGGYDIFMTVFEDGHWSEPENLGYPINTVDDNVHFILTSDGQKAYYSSVEPEGMGDNDIYEVDMSSYQLPSVMKLEESDPVPYTPLGIVSGTVTDVQTGKPIMAEITFRDTYSNQKEIHASSTSAGEFRARLFGDPTYILEVRNDLYVPVRMDSIRIGVRLELMIEMERKERLPEDVTPDVFAVRNIQFEFEKGSSKLVILQESRKELDKLIDYMKRVKSFQIEVAGHTDNSGKPEFNMKLSKERARVVGDYFINHGVEGNRVKVLGYGDTVPVESNETEEGRARNRRVEVRILE